The genomic DNA CAGAGAAGCCTGTTGCTATTTTATTAGGACCACAAGTCCGTTTTTTATTAGAAAAAACAAAAGAACAATTTGCTCCGCAAGGGATTCCTGTCGCTGCAATTACGCCAGAAATTTATGGCATGATGGATGGCGAAAAAGCATTGAAAGAAGCACTGCGGTTAATTAAGCAAAATAAAAAATAATAGATAGGAGTGACGACCGTGCAAAAATTTTTGGATTGGTTAGAGCGCGTATTGACCCCTTTGGCAAAAGTGATAGGAGAAAATAAGTATTTAGTAGCGATTCGTGATGGCTTCCTTTTATCAACGCCCTTGTTGATTGTTGGTTCGGTCTTCTTATTAATAGCTAATTTTCCTTTGCCACAATGGGATACTTGGATGTCTCATTTGCTTGGTAAAGACTGGGCGACAATGATGTCTGTTCCAGCTAGTGCTAGTTTTGATGTAATGACCATTCTGGCCGTTGTCGGTATTGCCTATAGTTTAGGGAAACAATTCAATGTGGATGCAATGCAAGCAGGAATTATCGCATTGGTTTCATTTTTTATTGTAACGCCTTATCAAACATTATTTACACCGGAAAATAGTTCAAAGGTTTATGAAGTTACTAGTTTACCTTTAAAATGGATGGGTTCCAGTGGCTTGTTTTTAGGAATGATTGTCGCATTAATTGCGACTCGTTTATTTGTGGCCATTGTTCGTAAAGGGTGGACAATAAAAATGCCAGAAGGAGTGCCACCAACAGTGGTTAAGTCTTTTGAGGCCCTGATTCCGAGTTTTTTAGTTGTTACTCTCATGTTTTTAGTCAATTGGCTGGCTGCTTTAACTCCTTATGGTAATTTACAAGATGTTATTTTTGAATTTCTACAAACGCCCTTATTGAGTCTTGGTAATACCTTAGGTGCAATGAGCATTGCTTATTTATTTTTACACTTCTTTTGGTTCTTTGGCATTAACGGAGGTAGCGTGGTTGGCGCAGTCTTTAATCCTGTTTTGCGGGCATTGTCTGTTGAAAATTTACAAGCATTTAAAGACGGTCATGAAATTCCCAACATCATCACTGGACAATTTCAAGATATGTTTGCAACATTTGGTGGCGCCGGTTCCACACTCTCATTAATCATTGTGATGGTCTTATTCTGTAAAAGTCAACGAATTAAAAAGCTTTCGCAACTTTCACTAATTCCTGGTGTTTTTGGGATTAACGAACCAATCATTTTTGGGTTACCAATTGTTTTAAATCCAATCCTTTTAATTCCATTTGTTTTAGTACCCGCAATTAATATTATTATTGCCTATTTTGCTATGGATTGGGGATTAGTTCCATTGACGAATGGTATTCAATTGCCGTGGACGACCCCACCAATTATCTCAGGATTTTTAGTCAGCGGTTGGCAAGGATCAATTCTGCAAGCTCTCTTATTGGTACTAGGAATGTTCATTTACTATCCTTTTATTCGAGTTATGGATGACCAATATTTACGTGAAGAATGGAAAGCACAAGAAGAAGAGAGTGAAGAAATTGATTTTGATTCCTTTGACTTCGATGATTTATAAAAAAGGAGGAAATAGGCGTGAAAAAAATCCTTTTAGTCTTAAACCACAGTTTAGCAGGATTTGGCAGTGATGAACAAGCTCAGCTGAAACCAAGTGGTAAAAAAGCTCCCTTAGGTCCAGGGGTAACATTGCTACCATTTTTACAGAAGCAAGGAGCGGAAATTGTTGCGACACTTTATTGTGGTGACCAATATTATTTGGAAAACGAGGAAGAGGTAGCAAAGAAATTTATTGGCTTTGCAAAAAAGTTTCATGCCGATGCGGTACTTTGCGGACCTGCCATGCATTATCCTAATTTTGGAGAAATGGCCGCTCGTCTAGCTTGTAAGTTTAATGCTGCGGGCATTCCTGCAATTGTAGCGATGGCAGAAGAAAATCCAGCAGTTAGTCACTATTATCAGCAAGTACCGATTGTGAAGATGCCCAAAAAGGGCGGCATTGGTTTAAATAATTCGTTTAAACAAATGGCGCAATTGGTCGTGGCAAAAGCAAATGGAAAAGAAACCAAACAGTTAGAAGAAACGAGTTGTTTTTAATTGTTGATAATCTAAAGAGAAATCCAGAATGAACGCATGATTGTGTTCGTTTTGGATTTTTTGCTTTTGTTTAGCGAATGTATGTTCTATAATAGGGAGGCAGATAGGTGGGATTACGTGAAATCAACGAGAAAAATTGCGGTGCGTCAAGTGGTCGAATTTATTTTAAGGCGGGGAAGTATCGATTCTCGCCATGTGAGTGAACATACACCACAAGAAGGTAGTCGCCTTCATCGAATGTTGCAAAAGGAAGCGGGGAGCCTTTATCAAAAGGAAGTATCTTTAAAAATTGAGGTGCCTTTAAATGGACATAATTATTGTGTAGAAGGTCGTGCAGACGGCATTTTTGTGAAAGAAACTGGGCAAGTGGTCATTGATGAAATTAAAACATCCGAGCCAGCGTTTGAAGAATTGCCGCCAGAAAAGGTCGAATTGTTTTGGTATCAAGCGATGTGTTATGGTCACATGTATTGCCAACAAGAACAACTTTCTGAAATAACGCTTCAACTCACTTATTATCAGACCACCACAAAACAAATCACACGACAAGAACGCCATTTTACAGAAGCTGCATTAGCGGAGTTTTTTACTGATTTGATGAAGCGCTATGAACAGTGGGTAATTTTTAAAGAAGAGTGGCGTATTTTGAGAAATAAATCATTAAAAAATCTTAGTTTTCCTTACGGGGAGTATCGCAAAGGGCAACGAGAATTGGCGGTAGCCGTTTATAAAACAATTCTTAGTAAACAGCGGCTCTTCGTGGAAGCACCAACTGGAACAGGCAAGACAATGTCCACTCTTTTTCCAGCGATGAAAGCAATTGGTGAAGAAGAAGGCGAACGGATTTTTTATTTAACAGCTAAGACCATCACGCGGCAAGTGGCTGAAGATGCTGTCAAAGCGCTGTCCGAAAAACAAGCGCAAACTAAGAGTATTACGTTAACAGCAAAAGATAAAATTTGTTTTTTAACTGAACGAAATTGTACACCAGAATATTGCCCGTTTGCTGACGGCTATTATGATCGTTTAAATGAGGGACTGTGGGATTTATTGCAACATGAAAATCATTTAACGAGAGAGGTTATTGAACGGTATGCACAAAAGCACCAATTGTGTCCATTCGAGTTGTCGCTAGATGCAAGTCTTTGGTGTGATTTAATTATTGGCGATTACAATTATCTATTTGATCCAACGGTTTATTTACGGCGCTTCTTTGAAGAACCCCAAAGTGCAGAAGAGAATATTTTTTTAGTGGATGAAACCCATAATTTGGTTAATCGTTCACGGGAGATGTATTCGGCCGCTATTTCTAGGAATGCGGTTTTGCAAATTCAAAAAAGATTGCAAAAAGAATCTGTTCAATTAAAAAGAGCTTGTCAAAAAGTCTTAACTACGTTTGATGATATTGAAGCAATCTGTGAAGAAAAAGACACGGATTTTTTTGCCCAACGCGCGCCAATTGATTCATTAGTTAAACAGATACAGCGATTAACAGAAGTAATTGCAGAATGGTTGCCAGAAAATCAACACATTGAGGAATTGGCGTCGATTCTCAGTTTTTATTTTGATTGTTTAAGTTATCTTCGAATCAGCGAGTATTACGACAACGGCTTTTATACGTCTATTTCTTTGCGAAACTATGACTGCGTTGTGAAACAATTTTGTGTCGATCCGGCTTATTTATTGTCACAACGATTAGATAAAGGGAAAGCGAGTATCTTATTTTCGGCAAGTTTAACACCTCTGAATTATTATCAAGAAGTGCTTGGTGGAGGTGAAGAAAGCCTACGTTATCGGATTCCGTATCCTTTTCCAGAAGAAAATCAATTGTTGATGATTGGTAGTCATCTCCAAACAACCTATAAAAACCGTGAAAAAAGTTATCCACAGATTAGTGAACTTTTAGGGAAGTTAAGTGAAACAAAAACAGGTAATTATTTAATTTTTTTCCCTTCTTATGCCTATATGGATGATGTCTATCAAGTATTTAGCCAACGTTACCCGCAAGTAAAAACTCAAATTCAGGGAACGGACTTAAACGAAAAAGAGCGAGAAGCATTTTTAGCTGAATTTAAAGAGAATCCTCAAGAAACTTTCATCGGTTTTTGTGTTTTAGGTGGTATATTTTCAGAAGGAATTGACTTGAAAGGTACCCGATTGATTGGTACGATAATTGTTAGTGTCGGGCTACCACAAATGAATCCGGAGCAAGAACTGATTCGCACTTTTTATCAAGAAGAGCGAGGGCAAGGGTTTCAATTTGCGTATCAAATTCCTGGCATGAATAAAGTCTTGCAAGCGGCTGGACGTGTCATTCGAGATGCGCAAGATAAAGGCTTTGTGTTGTTATTAGACGAACGATTTGAATTACCAAGTGTCCAGCGTTTCTTTCCGCCGCATTGGTTGGCGCATCGTAAGGCAAACACCAATGAACAACTCATTCAACAAGTGAAACAATTTTGGTTAA from Enterococcus faecalis includes the following:
- a CDS encoding PTS sugar transporter subunit IIB — its product is MSKKQIYLFCDAGMSTSIMVNKMMEVVEKHQMPLMITAFPIARAQEVVEAEKPVAILLGPQVRFLLEKTKEQFAPQGIPVAAITPEIYGMMDGEKALKEALRLIKQNKK
- the celB gene encoding PTS cellobiose transporter subunit IIC, with amino-acid sequence MQKFLDWLERVLTPLAKVIGENKYLVAIRDGFLLSTPLLIVGSVFLLIANFPLPQWDTWMSHLLGKDWATMMSVPASASFDVMTILAVVGIAYSLGKQFNVDAMQAGIIALVSFFIVTPYQTLFTPENSSKVYEVTSLPLKWMGSSGLFLGMIVALIATRLFVAIVRKGWTIKMPEGVPPTVVKSFEALIPSFLVVTLMFLVNWLAALTPYGNLQDVIFEFLQTPLLSLGNTLGAMSIAYLFLHFFWFFGINGGSVVGAVFNPVLRALSVENLQAFKDGHEIPNIITGQFQDMFATFGGAGSTLSLIIVMVLFCKSQRIKKLSQLSLIPGVFGINEPIIFGLPIVLNPILLIPFVLVPAINIIIAYFAMDWGLVPLTNGIQLPWTTPPIISGFLVSGWQGSILQALLLVLGMFIYYPFIRVMDDQYLREEWKAQEEESEEIDFDSFDFDDL
- a CDS encoding GrdB-related putative oxidoreductase, which gives rise to MKKILLVLNHSLAGFGSDEQAQLKPSGKKAPLGPGVTLLPFLQKQGAEIVATLYCGDQYYLENEEEVAKKFIGFAKKFHADAVLCGPAMHYPNFGEMAARLACKFNAAGIPAIVAMAEENPAVSHYYQQVPIVKMPKKGGIGLNNSFKQMAQLVVAKANGKETKQLEETSCF
- a CDS encoding helicase C-terminal domain-containing protein, which encodes MIVFVLDFLLLFSECMFYNREADRWDYVKSTRKIAVRQVVEFILRRGSIDSRHVSEHTPQEGSRLHRMLQKEAGSLYQKEVSLKIEVPLNGHNYCVEGRADGIFVKETGQVVIDEIKTSEPAFEELPPEKVELFWYQAMCYGHMYCQQEQLSEITLQLTYYQTTTKQITRQERHFTEAALAEFFTDLMKRYEQWVIFKEEWRILRNKSLKNLSFPYGEYRKGQRELAVAVYKTILSKQRLFVEAPTGTGKTMSTLFPAMKAIGEEEGERIFYLTAKTITRQVAEDAVKALSEKQAQTKSITLTAKDKICFLTERNCTPEYCPFADGYYDRLNEGLWDLLQHENHLTREVIERYAQKHQLCPFELSLDASLWCDLIIGDYNYLFDPTVYLRRFFEEPQSAEENIFLVDETHNLVNRSREMYSAAISRNAVLQIQKRLQKESVQLKRACQKVLTTFDDIEAICEEKDTDFFAQRAPIDSLVKQIQRLTEVIAEWLPENQHIEELASILSFYFDCLSYLRISEYYDNGFYTSISLRNYDCVVKQFCVDPAYLLSQRLDKGKASILFSASLTPLNYYQEVLGGGEESLRYRIPYPFPEENQLLMIGSHLQTTYKNREKSYPQISELLGKLSETKTGNYLIFFPSYAYMDDVYQVFSQRYPQVKTQIQGTDLNEKEREAFLAEFKENPQETFIGFCVLGGIFSEGIDLKGTRLIGTIIVSVGLPQMNPEQELIRTFYQEERGQGFQFAYQIPGMNKVLQAAGRVIRDAQDKGFVLLLDERFELPSVQRFFPPHWLAHRKANTNEQLIQQVKQFWLKNKENKGGNK